In a single window of the Elusimicrobiota bacterium genome:
- a CDS encoding type I restriction-modification system subunit M, with protein MTSELISKVWSYSGVLRDDGVGYGDYLEQLTYLLFLKMADEYTKPPYNRKIDIPKEYRWDTLVSKNGAELETHYVKLLRDLGRESGMLGKIFTKSQNKIQDPAKLYRLVQLIDQESWVKLGADVKGDIYEGLLEKNAEDTKSGAGQYFTPRALIKAIVDCIRPKPENTIADPACGTGGFFLAAYDYITNKNNYQLNKDQLEFLKYKTFKGWEIVQNTSRLCLMNLFLHNIGDLDNVPPVERGDSLIADSGLRFDYVLTNPPFGKKSSMTFTTDEGDEETEDLEYNRQDFWATTSNKQLNFVQHIHTMLKTNGKSAIVLPDNVLFEGGAGETVRKKLLETTNLHTILRLPTGVFYKQGVKANVIFFDNRPASKDVQTKEVWIYDFRTNNHFTLKKDPLKYEDLKEFIECYNPGNPNKRKETYSEKEPEGRFRKFSYEQIVARDKTSLDIFWVKDKSLTDMDNLPDPDILAAEIIENIEAGLESFKGIIKTLKI; from the coding sequence ATGACTAGTGAGTTGATTTCAAAAGTATGGTCCTATAGCGGGGTATTAAGGGATGATGGTGTCGGCTACGGTGACTACCTTGAACAATTAACTTACCTGTTATTCCTGAAAATGGCGGATGAATATACCAAACCCCCGTACAATAGGAAAATTGATATACCAAAAGAATATCGCTGGGATACCCTAGTAAGCAAAAACGGTGCGGAATTGGAAACCCACTATGTAAAACTCCTCCGTGACTTAGGCCGGGAAAGCGGTATGCTTGGCAAGATATTCACCAAATCCCAGAACAAGATACAAGACCCGGCAAAACTATACCGGCTGGTTCAACTGATTGACCAGGAATCCTGGGTTAAATTAGGAGCCGATGTCAAAGGTGACATTTATGAAGGGCTTCTTGAAAAGAACGCAGAAGATACCAAGAGCGGTGCCGGCCAGTACTTTACTCCCCGAGCCCTGATAAAAGCCATAGTTGACTGTATTCGCCCAAAGCCTGAAAATACCATAGCAGACCCTGCCTGCGGTACAGGCGGCTTCTTCCTTGCGGCATATGATTACATAACGAATAAAAACAACTACCAGCTTAACAAAGACCAGCTGGAATTCCTTAAATATAAGACCTTTAAGGGCTGGGAGATTGTACAAAACACATCACGGCTGTGCCTGATGAACTTGTTTTTGCATAATATAGGGGATTTGGATAATGTCCCGCCTGTTGAGCGTGGGGATTCATTGATTGCTGACAGTGGCTTAAGGTTTGATTACGTACTTACAAATCCACCTTTTGGGAAGAAAAGCAGTATGACTTTCACTACCGATGAAGGTGACGAAGAAACCGAAGACCTGGAGTATAACCGCCAGGACTTCTGGGCAACAACCTCAAACAAACAGCTCAATTTTGTCCAGCATATTCATACAATGCTGAAGACTAATGGTAAGTCTGCTATTGTATTGCCGGATAATGTCCTGTTTGAAGGTGGTGCCGGAGAGACTGTCCGCAAGAAACTGCTTGAAACAACGAATCTGCATACTATCCTGCGCCTTCCAACGGGGGTTTTCTATAAGCAGGGCGTAAAAGCTAACGTCATTTTCTTTGATAACCGGCCTGCAAGTAAGGATGTCCAAACAAAAGAAGTGTGGATTTATGATTTTCGTACTAACAACCATTTCACTCTTAAGAAAGACCCGCTGAAATACGAAGACTTAAAAGAATTTATAGAGTGCTATAATCCCGGGAATCCAAACAAACGTAAGGAAACTTACTCCGAAAAGGAACCGGAAGGCCGTTTTCGTAAGTTTAGTTATGAACAGATAGTCGCCCGCGACAAAACCAGTCTTGACATATTCTGGGTTAAAGATAAAAGCCTGACTGACATGGACAACCTGCCTGACCCGGACATCCTTGCCGCTGAAATTATTGAAAACATAGAAGCAGGCCTGGAAAGCTTTAAGGGAATTATTAAAACTCTCAAGATTTAA